The genomic window CCGTAACCGTTCCGATCGTCGAAGAGATCATTGGACTATCGACGCTCGTCAAGGCCTCTGATGAAGATATCGCGTGGATGTATGGCGAACACGCGAGTGCGTCAGAGGAGGCGTTGGTTGAGGTGTGCCGACGTTGGCTTAGCCTGGGGCCGAGCCTCGTCGTCGTTACACGCGGTAGCGAAGGTGCAGTTGCGATGTCGCAGGGGAGCGAGGCTATGATCGCCGTTCCCACATCCGGGACTGACGTCGTCGATACCGTAGGCGCAGGAGACTCCTTCATGGCCGGCCTTATCTCAGGGCTGCTCGACGCCGGTCTCCTGGGCGAATCGGCGAGGCCGCTTTCCGAAGCAACCGCGGAACAGATCGTCGCTGCGCTGGTGCGAGCATCGAAAAATGCGGGCGTAACGGTGGCTCACACGGGCGCGTATGCGCCCTCGCGCGCGGAGATCGACGCCTAGTTGATGGCTGGGCATCAACTATTAGGCTTGTCGCCGCAGGGCCGAACGCGTTGCTTTTGCCAGCCACACCACCGCGAAGAAAGTCGCGAGGATGAGGACGATGGCAGCCCCGGTGGGCAGATCCCACACCCATGACGCCCAGATGCCGAGAAACGCGCCAACGCTCCCGATCGCGGGCGCAATGAGCATCATAGGTAAGAGCCGGTCGGTGAGAAGGCGAGCCGTGGCAGCGGGCGCGATCAGCAACGCTAAGACCAGGATGTTTCCAACGATCTGAACGCTCATGACGACGGCCGCCGCGATCGTCAAGTACAGCACAACGTCCATGATCCCGGCTCGGACGCCTAAGGACTGGGCATAGGCGCGGTCCAGGGATACCAACACGAGCTTTTTATGTGAAAGCGCAAGCGCCCCGAGAATGAGTGCGGTGCCAATAGCAATAGTGACGAGATCGGCGGGCTGGACGCCCGTCAATGAGCCGAAGAGGATCGATTCGAGCGAGCCGGTATAGGTGGAGATTCGCGCCATGATCACTAAACCGAGGGCGAAAGCTGCGGCGAAGAAGATGCCGATAACTGAGTCCTCGCCAATTTTTCGGTTCTGGGTGAAGATCGCGATCAACAACGTGACGATGACGCCGGCGAGCGCGCCGCCCAGTAGCACCGAGCCGCCCATGGCGAAGGCAACTGCGATGCCGGGAAATACGGCATGGGCGAGCGCGTCGCCAATGAAACTCATGCCGCGCAGGACGGTGTGGACGCCGACGGCGCCGCAGATGATGGCCGACAGGACAGCCACAATCAGGGCGCGCTGCAGGAAAGCGAGCTGTGGATTGGCGAGGTCGGCGAGAAATTCGATAAAGCTCATGATCCTAGTCCAATCGTGCGCAAGAGGGCAGAGTCTGGGCGGACTTGGAAGGTGTCAATCCATATCTGCGGATCGCGCATATTCTCCGGAGTGTCAGCCGCTCGGATGGTCCCAGCAAGAAGGGCAATGCGATCGGACATGCCCACCGCCTGCGTGAGGTCATGGGTGGACATGAGAATGGCGACGCCGGCAGCAGACAGACTGGTGAAGAGGTCGGTCAACGAGTCCTGCGTGGGGTGGTCCAATCCGGTGAAGGGCTCATCGAGGAGAAGAACTCTGGGCTTAGGAGCGAGGGCGCGTGCGATAAGGACACGCTGCTTTTGACCGCCAGATAGCTCATCGAGGGTACGATCGCGAAGCTCCATCATCCCGACCATGTCGAGTGCATCATAGACCGCACGCCAGTCTGCGGGCTTGGCCCACTGCCAGGGACGCATGTGCGCTTGAAGTGAAGTCATCA from Trueperella pyogenes includes these protein-coding regions:
- a CDS encoding anchored repeat-type ABC transporter ATP-binding subunit, which produces MNVLTLSDVHVSLSGRQILHDVDLTIGEGEIVGLLGPNGAGKTTLMRAIMGLIPTTSGTIERAGAPGYVPQRHDIAWNYPISVQETVMTSLQAHMRPWQWAKPADWRAVYDALDMVGMMELRDRTLDELSGGQKQRVLIARALAPKPRVLLLDEPFTGLDHPTQDSLTDLFTSLSAAGVAILMSTHDLTQAVGMSDRIALLAGTIRAADTPENMRDPQIWIDTFQVRPDSALLRTIGLGS
- a CDS encoding anchored repeat-type ABC transporter permease subunit, whose translation is MSFIEFLADLANPQLAFLQRALIVAVLSAIICGAVGVHTVLRGMSFIGDALAHAVFPGIAVAFAMGGSVLLGGALAGVIVTLLIAIFTQNRKIGEDSVIGIFFAAAFALGLVIMARISTYTGSLESILFGSLTGVQPADLVTIAIGTALILGALALSHKKLVLVSLDRAYAQSLGVRAGIMDVVLYLTIAAAVVMSVQIVGNILVLALLIAPAATARLLTDRLLPMMLIAPAIGSVGAFLGIWASWVWDLPTGAAIVLILATFFAVVWLAKATRSALRRQA